The following coding sequences are from one Parabacteroides pacaensis window:
- a CDS encoding MFS transporter, with the protein MKNKPTSPWCWIPSLYFAEALPYVAVMTISVIMYKRLGISNVDIALYTSWLYLPWVIKPFWSPFVDLLKTKRWWVISMQFLIGAGLAGIAFTIPFPFFFQASLAVFWLVAFSSATHDIAADGFYMLGLDSHQQAFFVGIRSTFYRIATIAGQGLLIMFAGWLETHPEKMERLQNLISSGPENGNVLAIPLAWSFTFYLMAGLFIAFGLYHRYILPRPDNDKPTVSVTATRLVKEFFETFLSFFRKKQAWAAILFMLFYRFPEAQLVKLVTPFLIDPREAGGLGLTTSQIGWTYGTLGIAGLTIGGIIGGIVASRGGLKKWLWPMALSITLPNIVYVYLSMMQPENFVVIDICVFIEQFGYGFGFTAYMLYLIYYSEGEYKTAHYAICTGFMALGMMLPGMIAGWLQEKLGYEHFFGWVMASCAITLLATAFLKIDPAFGKKKK; encoded by the coding sequence ATGAAAAATAAACCTACTTCCCCTTGGTGTTGGATTCCTTCGCTTTACTTTGCAGAAGCACTTCCTTATGTGGCAGTAATGACCATTTCCGTTATCATGTATAAACGCTTGGGTATTTCGAATGTAGATATTGCTCTTTATACCAGTTGGTTGTATCTGCCTTGGGTAATAAAACCGTTTTGGAGCCCGTTTGTAGATTTATTGAAAACCAAGCGGTGGTGGGTAATAAGCATGCAGTTTCTGATTGGAGCCGGGTTAGCAGGAATTGCTTTTACTATTCCTTTTCCCTTCTTTTTCCAAGCCTCATTAGCTGTTTTTTGGTTAGTTGCTTTTAGTTCGGCTACTCATGATATTGCTGCGGACGGATTTTACATGTTAGGACTTGATTCTCATCAACAGGCTTTTTTCGTAGGTATCCGCAGTACTTTTTATCGGATTGCCACTATTGCGGGTCAAGGATTACTTATCATGTTTGCCGGTTGGTTGGAAACACATCCTGAAAAAATGGAGCGTCTGCAAAATTTGATTTCTTCGGGACCGGAAAACGGAAATGTGCTGGCCATTCCTTTAGCGTGGTCGTTTACTTTTTATTTGATGGCAGGATTGTTTATTGCTTTCGGACTTTATCATAGATATATTCTTCCCCGGCCTGATAATGATAAACCTACTGTATCTGTCACAGCAACGAGGCTAGTAAAAGAATTTTTTGAAACTTTTCTCTCTTTCTTCCGGAAAAAACAGGCTTGGGCTGCTATTTTGTTCATGCTTTTTTATCGTTTTCCGGAGGCGCAATTGGTAAAATTAGTTACTCCGTTTTTAATAGATCCTCGTGAAGCAGGTGGGTTAGGGCTCACCACTTCGCAGATTGGTTGGACTTACGGGACCTTGGGTATTGCCGGCTTAACTATTGGCGGAATTATCGGTGGTATTGTTGCATCCCGCGGAGGGTTGAAGAAATGGCTTTGGCCTATGGCATTGAGTATTACACTTCCGAATATTGTATATGTGTATCTTAGCATGATGCAACCTGAAAATTTTGTGGTGATAGATATTTGTGTATTTATAGAACAATTTGGATATGGTTTCGGATTTACAGCTTACATGCTGTATTTGATTTATTATTCCGAAGGAGAATATAAGACGGCTCATTATGCTATTTGCACCGGATTTATGGCTTTGGGTATGATGTTACCGGGAATGATAGCCGGATGGTTACAGGAAAAACTCGGATATGAACACTTTTTTGGCTGGGTGATGGCTTCTTGTGCAATTACTCTTCTTGCTACAGCTTTCCTGAAGATTGATCCCGCTTTTGGCAAGAAAAAGAAATAA
- a CDS encoding DUF4922 domain-containing protein — MKNQISSVEAIQLLEKQQTEWKLARENYEALKHIQVKEILVEGCKFKVQFNPARIRSSAAKIDASSLQERKCFLCTPQLPPEQRKLPLGREYWLMVNPFPIFPQHFTIPVRAHVPQRIKGRYRDLLEIAQCLDRFVLFYNGPKCGASAPDHTHFQAGNKGFLPIENEWRHFAVKQSFPFVENIHLFKLISYARSGFVIESSDLGASVRCFDYLYNSLEIKKGEEEPRLNLLCWFEEGRYFTFLFPRSLHRPTCYYAENDGNLLISPASVDMGGVFILPQEKDFQKITAEDIKQILKEVSL; from the coding sequence ATGAAGAATCAAATTAGTTCTGTAGAGGCTATTCAATTACTGGAAAAGCAACAAACGGAATGGAAATTGGCACGAGAGAATTATGAGGCCTTAAAACATATTCAGGTAAAAGAAATTCTTGTAGAAGGTTGTAAATTTAAAGTACAATTTAATCCGGCTCGTATTCGTTCTTCTGCAGCAAAGATCGATGCTAGTTCACTTCAGGAAAGGAAATGTTTTTTGTGTACTCCCCAATTACCGCCGGAACAAAGGAAGTTGCCATTGGGAAGAGAGTATTGGCTTATGGTGAATCCCTTTCCTATATTTCCCCAACATTTTACTATTCCGGTACGTGCACATGTGCCGCAAAGAATAAAAGGCCGTTATAGGGATCTACTGGAAATAGCACAGTGCCTTGACCGGTTTGTCCTTTTCTACAATGGTCCGAAGTGTGGAGCATCAGCTCCTGATCATACTCATTTCCAAGCCGGTAATAAAGGCTTCTTGCCTATAGAAAACGAGTGGAGACATTTTGCCGTAAAACAATCTTTTCCATTTGTAGAGAATATTCATCTTTTTAAACTTATTTCTTATGCGAGGTCCGGGTTTGTTATTGAATCCTCGGACTTAGGAGCAAGTGTAAGATGCTTTGATTATCTATACAATTCTCTGGAAATTAAAAAAGGAGAAGAAGAACCGAGATTGAATTTATTATGTTGGTTTGAAGAAGGAAGATATTTTACTTTTTTATTTCCCCGCTCATTGCATCGTCCGACATGCTATTATGCCGAAAATGACGGGAATTTATTGATTAGCCCGGCTTCTGTAGATATGGGAGGGGTATTTATTCTCCCTCAAGAAAAGGACTTTCAAAAGATTACCGCCGAAGATATAAAACAGATATTAAAAGAGGTTTCTCTATGA